A window from Vulcanimicrobium alpinum encodes these proteins:
- a CDS encoding hemerythrin domain-containing protein: MNIRDRVGQVFGRGGDNGSAQDAPDALSLIHGDHEEVSALFERALGDGARASERRSLATRICDALTLHARMEEALFYPALRRAGGQDEKDSVLEAAEEHGVVKDLIAKIQATRAGDETLKAKLTVLKELVQHHVREEESTIFSEARRTLGDQLDELGAEMQAFKSSGGRTRGGRSTGSTRKASTRKTAARKTGARKTTAPKTAARKTATTRKTTRPAAAKKRTAPTRKRKR, from the coding sequence ATGAACATTCGAGATCGAGTCGGTCAGGTTTTCGGTCGCGGCGGCGACAACGGCAGCGCGCAGGATGCGCCCGACGCGCTGAGCCTCATTCACGGCGACCACGAAGAGGTAAGCGCACTCTTTGAGCGCGCGCTCGGCGACGGTGCGCGAGCGAGCGAACGCCGCTCCCTCGCGACGAGGATCTGCGACGCGCTGACGCTGCACGCGCGGATGGAGGAGGCGCTCTTCTATCCCGCTCTGCGGCGCGCCGGCGGTCAGGACGAGAAAGACAGCGTCCTCGAAGCCGCCGAGGAGCACGGCGTCGTCAAGGATCTCATCGCGAAGATCCAGGCTACGCGTGCCGGCGATGAGACGCTCAAAGCGAAGCTGACCGTGCTCAAGGAACTCGTGCAGCATCACGTGCGCGAGGAAGAGTCCACGATCTTCTCCGAGGCCCGGCGCACGCTGGGCGATCAGCTCGACGAATTGGGCGCCGAGATGCAGGCGTTCAAGTCGAGCGGCGGCCGCACGCGCGGCGGACGCAGCACCGGGAGCACGCGCAAAGCGAGCACCCGCAAGACCGCAGCGCGGAAGACCGGCGCGCGCAAGACGACCGCACCGAAGACGGCGGCCCGCAAGACGGCGACAACGCGCAAAACGACGCGGCCCGCCGCGGCGAAAAAACGCACCGCCCCGACCCGCAAGCGCAAGCGCTGA